A section of the Schistosoma haematobium chromosome ZW, whole genome shotgun sequence genome encodes:
- the ITSN1 gene encoding Intersectin 1 (SH3 domain protein) (EggNog:ENOG410WHY4~COG:Z) yields MMQTIFSYKAVHADELTFEEGAIITVLGRDEPEWWRGRLQNSGAEGLFPVNYVRPYNPPSQTEKSSNSVNQRPVVPAQSELIFFMRCVSDGYSSQYNCFTFRLFFFSWSC; encoded by the coding sequence ATGATGCAAACTATTTTTAGTTATAAAGCTGTTCATGCAGATGAGTTAACATTTGAAGAAGGTGCTATTATTACAGTACTCGGTCGAGATGAACCGGAATGGTGGCGTGGTCGACTTCAAAATTCCGGAGCAGAAGGACTTTTCCCTGTTAATTATGTACGTCCATACAATCCTCCCTCACAGACTGAAAAATCTTCAAATTCCGTGAATCAACGTCCTGTTGTTCCTGCACAAAGTGAGCTAATATTTTTTATGAGATGTGTTTCAGATGGATATTCTTCACAATACAATTGCTTTACATTTCGCTTGTTCTTTTTTTCGTGGTCCTGTTAA